Proteins encoded within one genomic window of Bradyrhizobium sp. AZCC 1719:
- a CDS encoding DUF3857 domain-containing protein, giving the protein MIERIYSVLLLLLVSSTLVAANAGDRTNTDQGSAWVDPGWRRTVARYAVTFDEQGLSTTVFDFEVQALNEKGAEEIAQQRTVYNSYFDELLSSELATVKADGRVIAVDERAVRDQPVSADSSSPYFDETRQRIIAYPHVAPGDKVRGRLTYKAKRPKFAGEFARYWSQPADQPPETIELTLDGPVAKPLRIAGRNVEHAEERLGDRIVHHVRLKQEMPKARQIDGGRFDDARRFEVSTFADYAAFASMLNARNAPMARPDETLSRLSAEIVGDAASPRLKVERVHNWVARNIRYVGIGFDDGGWTSQPASAVLAARYGDCKAHATILKALLAAQGIEANLVAVNAGVQYTLTEVATPDFDHAIVYVPEIDQYLDPTLSLQAFGSLPSHLSGKPVLNIDRGTLARIPVAAPEHFTVAADTQYELASDGTRQARSILSGTGSGAALGRSLAQQLETVDRQNTARKLIEQATLKGTGDYSFPNPRELSDAYAITATFRISSRVDFSERWGLRLLPLTDIRPSVLLLSTGGATDRPFRCRSLEYRETGVLTIPEETNFEQKPAPIKYRKSLSGTTPYGSVNGQIEVSGAAVIEGRTVRSSATVRLTFDAPVCPADFRAAIKVGLDTFNAFRHEQVVLTPKARSRIWDVSTGFNEGVNAYLKNDYEIAMTRLKPFAESGNAKAQAYLGSMYEGGRGIERDYGEALRWFLLAAEQGDAFSQAHAGYLYEAGLGVARDEKRAAELYAKAGDQGFAWAQMSLGLLHINGRGVPRDIAKGIGLLRSAAEGHNARAQYNLGWAYESGTGVPQDKEQAIAWYKKAAQAGEPQARARLEGLGVELSFWKALFRNVGLLSRQ; this is encoded by the coding sequence TTGCGCAGCAGCGCACGGTATACAACAGCTACTTCGACGAACTGCTTTCCAGCGAGCTTGCCACCGTCAAGGCGGACGGCCGCGTCATCGCGGTCGATGAACGCGCCGTCCGCGATCAACCGGTATCGGCGGACTCTTCCTCACCATATTTCGACGAAACGCGACAAAGGATCATCGCCTATCCGCACGTCGCGCCCGGCGACAAGGTGAGAGGCCGGCTGACCTACAAGGCAAAGCGTCCGAAGTTTGCGGGCGAGTTTGCACGCTATTGGAGCCAGCCGGCAGACCAGCCTCCAGAGACAATCGAATTGACCCTCGACGGGCCCGTCGCCAAACCACTGCGCATCGCGGGGCGCAATGTCGAACATGCCGAAGAGAGGTTGGGCGACAGGATCGTTCATCACGTGCGCCTCAAACAGGAGATGCCGAAGGCGCGTCAGATCGATGGCGGCAGATTCGACGACGCCCGGCGTTTCGAAGTCAGCACGTTTGCGGACTATGCCGCCTTTGCGTCCATGCTCAATGCCCGCAATGCCCCCATGGCGCGGCCCGACGAAACCTTGAGCAGGCTCTCGGCCGAAATCGTCGGCGATGCCGCCAGTCCCCGCCTCAAGGTAGAGCGAGTCCACAACTGGGTAGCGCGGAATATCCGCTATGTCGGCATCGGATTCGATGATGGCGGCTGGACTTCGCAGCCGGCGTCCGCGGTGCTCGCCGCGCGCTACGGCGACTGCAAGGCGCATGCGACGATCCTCAAGGCGCTGCTCGCCGCGCAAGGGATCGAAGCCAATCTCGTCGCGGTGAACGCAGGCGTGCAGTACACGCTGACGGAAGTCGCCACTCCGGATTTCGACCATGCCATCGTTTACGTACCCGAAATCGATCAGTATCTCGATCCTACGTTATCGCTCCAGGCCTTTGGCTCCCTGCCGAGCCACCTTAGCGGCAAACCAGTACTGAACATCGATAGAGGCACGCTGGCCCGCATTCCGGTGGCGGCGCCGGAGCATTTTACGGTGGCGGCAGATACGCAGTACGAGCTTGCAAGCGATGGTACGCGGCAGGCACGTTCGATTCTGTCCGGCACGGGATCGGGCGCCGCGCTGGGACGCTCGCTCGCGCAACAGCTGGAAACGGTCGACCGGCAGAATACCGCGAGGAAACTGATCGAGCAGGCGACGCTGAAGGGCACCGGCGACTACAGCTTCCCGAACCCGCGGGAATTGTCCGACGCCTATGCCATCACCGCGACCTTTCGCATCAGCTCGCGGGTCGACTTCAGCGAGCGGTGGGGCCTGCGGCTGCTGCCTCTGACCGACATTCGGCCATCGGTTCTGCTGTTGAGCACAGGTGGGGCAACCGACCGGCCCTTTCGTTGCCGTTCGCTCGAATACCGGGAGACGGGCGTACTCACCATTCCCGAGGAAACCAACTTTGAGCAAAAGCCGGCGCCTATCAAATATCGAAAGAGCCTAAGCGGCACGACGCCATACGGTTCCGTTAACGGTCAGATCGAAGTGAGCGGAGCCGCCGTGATCGAGGGGCGAACCGTGCGCTCCAGCGCCACCGTGCGCTTGACGTTCGACGCGCCAGTCTGCCCGGCTGATTTCCGGGCGGCGATCAAGGTGGGCTTGGACACCTTCAATGCGTTCAGGCACGAGCAAGTCGTTCTCACACCGAAAGCGCGCTCGCGCATCTGGGATGTCAGCACCGGTTTCAACGAAGGCGTGAATGCGTATCTTAAAAACGATTACGAAATCGCAATGACACGGCTCAAGCCGTTCGCCGAGAGCGGGAACGCCAAGGCCCAAGCGTATCTTGGCAGCATGTACGAGGGTGGCCGCGGTATCGAGCGCGACTACGGTGAGGCCTTGCGCTGGTTTCTGCTGGCGGCGGAGCAGGGCGACGCTTTCAGCCAGGCACACGCGGGTTATTTGTACGAGGCGGGGCTTGGCGTCGCGCGCGACGAAAAGCGCGCCGCCGAATTGTATGCGAAGGCAGGAGATCAAGGCTTCGCCTGGGCGCAGATGAGCTTGGGATTGCTTCACATCAACGGTCGAGGCGTGCCGCGGGACATTGCAAAGGGGATAGGCCTGCTGCGCAGCGCCGCCGAAGGACACAATGCGAGGGCTCAATATAATCTTGGCTGGGCCTATGAGAGCGGTACAGGTGTTCCGCAGGATAAGGAGCAGGCGATCGCGTGGTACAAGAAGGCAGCGCAGGCCGGCGAGCCGCAAGCACGCGCCCGCCTAGAGGGGTTGGGTGTCGAACTCAGTTTTTGGAAGGCGCTGTTCCGAAACGTCGGACTATTAAGCCGGCAGTGA